From Rana temporaria chromosome 7, aRanTem1.1, whole genome shotgun sequence, the proteins below share one genomic window:
- the LOC120944924 gene encoding uncharacterized protein LOC120944924: MGLKDTVGAYITFGSKFVTTALLTLSLIGIQAVLDSNFTCPKNGYSPVLVCFYSLSFYLCPAIIFIYLGLYYFPGFNKKKECCPCWSGPLTCLYVVLEIGKAPLIWLLIALADGRYMSCFVVAASNYQLDHDLYLFIFQTSGMLAITLLVIILFYTSQCTCECLEDSRRTYEMLSDVENILQADKAEKEKAEEKRKFLHALEHNEEYMDRRLPPYMLDKESVIAAKLNPPPAGHI, from the exons ATGGGCCTTAAGGACACGGTCGGAGCATATATCACCTTCGGTTCCAAATTTGTGACTACGGCCTTGCTGACCTTGTCTCTTATTGGAATACAAGCAGTTTTAGACTCCAACTTTACATGTCCGAAAAATGGTTACAGCCCAGTCCTTGTTTGCTTCTACAGCCTCTCGTTCTACCTGTGTCCCGCCATCATCTTCATCTACTTGGGACTCTACTATTTTCCTGGCTTCAACAAGAAGAAGGAATGTTGCCCCTGTTGGTCTGGCCCTTTGACTTGTCTCTACGTTGTCCTGGAAATCGGAAAAGCTCCACTGATTTGGCTCCTGATAGCGCTCGCAGACGGTCGGTACATGTCCTGCTTTGTCGTTGCCGCCTCTAACTATCAGCTAGACCACGACCTTTACTTATTCATATTTCAG ACCTCTGGAATGTTGGCAATTACCCTTTTGGTCATCATACTTTTTTACACATCGCAGTGTACCTGCGAGTGTTTGGAGGACAGTCGGCGTACGTACGAAATGCTGTCAGATGTGGAGAATATTCTACAAGCAGATAAAGCAGAGAAAGAAAAAGCTGAGGAGAAGCGGAAGTTTCTGCACGCTTTGGAGCATAACGAAGAGTACATGGACCGGAGACTGCCGCCATACATGCTGGACAAGGAAAGTGTGATTGCTGCTAAGCTGAACCCACCACCTGCTGGCCACATATAG
- the LOC120944786 gene encoding guanine nucleotide exchange factor subunit RIC1-like isoform X2, producing the protein MFGEQTQHLLASTTAFYLALSIHHVLLQGHTSTMFSFRSSIHHVLLQVIHPPCSPSSHPSTMFSIKSTFHHVLLQVILPPCSPLSYPSTMFSFKSSFHHVLLQVIHPPCSPSSHPSTMFSFKSSIHHVLLQVIHPPCSPSSHPFTMFSFKSSIHHVLLQVIHPPCSPSSHPSTMFSFKSCIHHVLHQVIHPPYSPSSHPSTMFSFKSSFHHVLPKVIHPPCSPLSHPSTMFSFKSSIHHVLLQVIHPPCSPSSHPFTMFSFKSSIHHVLLQVIHPPCSPSSHPSTMFSFKSSFHHVLPKVIHPPCSSLSHPSTMFSFKSSTCFKIEPMDA; encoded by the exons ATGTTTGGTGAACAAACCCAGCACCTCCTTGCTTCCACAACCGCATTCTATTTGGCATTGTCCATCCACCATGTTCTCCTTCAAGGTCATACATCCACCATGTTCTCCTTCAGGTCATCCATCCACCACGTTCTCCTTCAGGTCATCCATCCACCATGTTCTCCTTCAAGTCATCCATCCACCATGTTCTCCATCAAGTCAACCTTCCACCATGTTCTCCTTCAAGTCATCCTTCCACCATGTTCTCCTTTAAGTTATCCATCCACCATGTTCTCCTTCAAGTCATCCTTCCACCATGTTCTCCTTCAAGTCATCCATCCACCATGTTCTCCTTCAAGTCATCCTTCCACCATGTTCTCCTTTAA GTCATCCATCCACCATGTTCTCCTTCAAGTCATCCATCCACCATGTTCTCCTTCAAGTCATCCATTCACCATGTTCTCCTTCAAGTCATCCATCCACCATGTTCTCCTTCAAGTCATCCATCCACCATGTTCTCCTTCAAGTCATCCATCCACCATGTTCTCCTTCAAGTCATGCATCCACCATGTTCTCCATCAAGTCATCCATCCACCATATTCTCCTTCAAGTCATCCATCCACCATGTTCTCCTTCAAGTCATCCTTCCACCATGTTCTCCCTAAAGTTATCCATCCACCATGTTCTCCTTTATCTCATCCATCCACCATGTTCTCCTTCAAGTCATCCATCCACCATGTTCTCCTTCAAGTCATCCATCCACCATGTTCTCCTTCAAGTCATCCATTCACCATGTTCTCCTTCAAGTCATCCATCCACCATGTTCTCCTTCAAGTCATCCATCCACCATGTTCTCCTTCAAGTCATCCATCCACCATGTTCTCCTTCAAGTCATCCTTCCACCATGTTCTCCCTAAAGTTATCCATCCACCATGTTCTTCTTTATCTCATCCATCCACCATGTTCTCCTTCAAGTcatcaacttgctttaaaattgaaccgatggacgcctaa
- the LOC120944786 gene encoding putative proline-rich protein 21 isoform X1: protein MFSFKSSIHHVLHQVNLPPCSPSSHPSTMFSFKLSIHHVLLQVILPPCSPSSHPSTMFSFKSSFHHVLLQVILPPCSPSSHPSTMFSFKSSIHHVLLQVIHPPCSPSSHPSTMFSFKSSIHHVLLQVILPPCSPSSHPSTMFSFRSSIHHVLLQVIHPPCSPSSHPFTMFSFKSSIHHVLLQVIHPPCSPSSHPSTMFSFKSCIHHVLHQVIHPPYSPSSHPSTMFSFKSSFHHVLPKVIHPPCSPLSHPSTMFSFKSSIHHVLLQVIHPPCSPSSHPFTMFSFKSSIHHVLLQVIHPPCSPSSHPSTMFSFKSSFHHVLPKVIHPPCSSLSHPSTMFSFKSSTCFKIEPMDA, encoded by the exons ATGTTCTCCTTCAAGTCATCCATCCACCATGTTCTCCATCAAGTCAACCTTCCACCATGTTCTCCTTCAAGTCATCCTTCCACCATGTTCTCCTTTAAGTTATCCATCCACCATGTTCTCCTTCAAGTCATCCTTCCACCATGTTCTCCTTCAAGTCATCCATCCACCATGTTCTCCTTCAAGTCATCCTTCCACCAT GTTCTCCTTCAAGTCATCCTTCCACCATGTTCTCCTTCAAGTCATCCATCCACCATGTTCTCCTTCAAGTCATCCATCCACCATGTTCTCCTTCAAGTCATCCATCCACCATGTTCTCCTTCAAGTCATCCATCCACCATGTTCTCCTTCAAGTCATCCATCCACCATGTTCTCCTTCAAGTCATCCTTCCACCATGTTCTCCTTCAAGTCATCCATCCACCATGTTCTCCTTCAGGTCATCCATCCACCATGTTCTCCTTCAAGTCATCCATCCACCATGTTCTCCTTCAAGTCATCCATTCACCATGTTCTCCTTCAAGTCATCCATCCACCATGTTCTCCTTCAAGTCATCCATCCACCATGTTCTCCTTCAAGTCATCCATCCACCATGTTCTCCTTCAAGTCATGCATCCACCATGTTCTCCATCAAGTCATCCATCCACCATATTCTCCTTCAAGTCATCCATCCACCATGTTCTCCTTCAAGTCATCCTTCCACCATGTTCTCCCTAAAGTTATCCATCCACCATGTTCTCCTTTATCTCATCCATCCACCATGTTCTCCTTCAAGTCATCCATCCACCATGTTCTCCTTCAAGTCATCCATCCACCATGTTCTCCTTCAAGTCATCCATTCACCATGTTCTCCTTCAAGTCATCCATCCACCATGTTCTCCTTCAAGTCATCCATCCACCATGTTCTCCTTCAAGTCATCCATCCACCATGTTCTCCTTCAAGTCATCCTTCCACCATGTTCTCCCTAAAGTTATCCATCCACCATGTTCTTCTTTATCTCATCCATCCACCATGTTCTCCTTCAAGTcatcaacttgctttaaaattgaaccgatggacgcctaa